One genomic region from Cardinium endosymbiont of Dermatophagoides farinae encodes:
- a CDS encoding ubiquitin carboxyl-terminal hydrolase family protein: protein MNAVLQIIAALYVDEAQNRCLEGWINKINDTHHALDPSDINKFIEGLPEAAKSMATSGRQHDPDEFIEHIKEHFLCLSDGYIIYPIICTESLFLKVKHKQEHKECICKYKRKSSASHMLTIPIVQGCNLNQMIKHYQEQFVRGEEGVDIDWKKISLCEEKSLPLFVDKNQNEIDPVMYGSNKGFKKDYIKQTILNLSDRLYIKLDRNPNQSKISDSVREAMHIKIQSDPNQDATVSFDLNGFIVHRGDGTTDGHYVAYVKRKGKWYKADDSVITEISLEEATDKSKTAYLLFYTKS, encoded by the coding sequence ATGAATGCAGTCCTTCAAATTATTGCAGCTTTGTATGTAGATGAAGCACAAAATCGTTGCCTAGAAGGGTGGATCAATAAAATCAACGATACGCATCACGCATTAGATCCTAGCGATATAAATAAATTTATAGAAGGCTTACCAGAAGCTGCGAAAAGCATGGCAACCTCAGGTCGACAACATGATCCTGATGAGTTTATAGAACATATCAAGGAACATTTTCTATGCTTAAGTGATGGATATATTATATATCCTATTATTTGTACTGAAAGTTTATTTTTAAAAGTTAAACATAAACAAGAACATAAGGAATGTATTTGCAAATATAAGCGAAAAAGTTCAGCCTCTCACATGTTGACTATACCTATAGTGCAAGGTTGTAATCTTAACCAAATGATTAAACACTATCAAGAACAATTCGTACGAGGAGAGGAAGGTGTAGATATAGATTGGAAAAAAATATCCCTTTGCGAAGAAAAGAGCTTGCCTCTTTTTGTAGACAAAAATCAAAACGAGATAGATCCTGTTATGTATGGCTCTAATAAAGGCTTTAAAAAAGATTATATTAAGCAGACAATACTTAACCTATCCGATAGATTGTATATAAAATTAGATAGAAATCCTAATCAATCTAAAATATCTGATTCAGTTCGTGAAGCCATGCATATTAAAATTCAATCAGACCCTAATCAGGATGCTACCGTTTCGTTTGATTTAAATGGATTTATTGTACACCGCGGAGATGGAACCACTGATGGCCATTATGTTGCCTATGTAAAACGTAAAGGAAAATGGTATAAAGCAGATGATAGTGTTATAACAGAAATTAGTCTAGAAGAAGCAACAGACAAATCTAAAACAGCATATCTATTGTTTTATACAAAAAGCTAA
- a CDS encoding efflux RND transporter periplasmic adaptor subunit: MVQAVSKQGAGTTVALIGDMDCFLFSAKVSELDVVHLTKGMTFTASLNAFNKEKLQVTLTKIAPKASEEEFKKGEIKFEIEGIIQKPKKSKITLRAGYLALAEVILEQVKNVLAIPESTIHMEGSTYCVKCLHAGKVVTKNVILGLSDGLHVEVKEGLTDADHVIVET; encoded by the coding sequence ATGGTGCAAGCAGTCAGTAAACAAGGTGCTGGCACCACAGTAGCCCTTATTGGAGATATGGACTGTTTTTTGTTTTCAGCTAAGGTTAGTGAGCTAGATGTGGTCCATCTCACCAAAGGGATGACCTTTACGGCCTCATTAAATGCTTTTAATAAGGAAAAATTACAAGTTACTTTAACTAAAATTGCACCAAAAGCCAGTGAAGAAGAATTTAAAAAAGGAGAGATTAAATTTGAAATCGAAGGAATCATACAAAAACCAAAAAAATCAAAAATTACCTTACGCGCAGGTTATTTAGCCCTTGCAGAGGTCATTTTAGAGCAGGTAAAGAATGTCCTTGCCATTCCAGAAAGCACCATTCACATGGAAGGGTCAACCTATTGTGTAAAATGTTTGCATGCAGGTAAAGTGGTTACAAAAAATGTAATATTAGGGCTATCAGATGGGCTTCATGTCGAAGTAAAAGAAGGCCTTACAGACGCCGACCACGTAATTGTAGAAACGTAG
- a CDS encoding AAA family ATPase, whose translation MQGSNGRKKEIQDDKIMRKINALPIGYSDVKSVIETGYYIDKTRYAQALIENKNPIFIARPRRFGKSLFIDTIATICNGTQEVFTDYHIGKSENGYQWKKYPIMNIDFSGINHNPNCLENSLKSKLDRIACSYGVTIQIPDIQSGLENLVEAFSKLSNGYEPNLVVLIDEYDAPVINLTKGSDLEQANIKVMKDFFMTLKSLNKYFQLTFITGVSKFSLSDVFSGANHLKDITIDASADAMFGYTWQEITTIFSKKLEDIAEKWSKKVNKKTTESEVMERMATYYNGYKFHS comes from the coding sequence TTGCAAGGTAGTAATGGAAGAAAAAAAGAAATTCAGGACGATAAAATAATGCGTAAGATAAATGCGTTGCCTATTGGGTACTCAGATGTTAAATCAGTGATTGAAACAGGCTACTACATAGATAAAACAAGGTATGCACAAGCGTTAATAGAAAATAAAAATCCTATTTTCATAGCTAGGCCCAGGAGATTTGGGAAATCACTATTTATTGATACAATAGCTACTATTTGTAACGGAACGCAAGAAGTGTTTACAGATTATCATATAGGCAAATCAGAAAATGGATATCAATGGAAGAAATATCCTATAATGAACATAGATTTTTCAGGTATAAACCACAACCCGAACTGTTTGGAAAACAGCTTAAAAAGCAAACTAGATAGAATTGCTTGCTCATATGGTGTAACCATCCAGATCCCAGATATACAAAGTGGATTAGAAAATCTAGTGGAAGCATTTTCAAAACTTAGCAATGGTTATGAACCTAATCTAGTAGTGCTTATAGACGAGTATGATGCTCCAGTGATTAACTTAACTAAAGGATCAGACCTAGAACAAGCCAATATCAAGGTCATGAAAGATTTCTTTATGACTTTAAAATCCCTTAACAAATATTTTCAACTCACCTTTATCACTGGCGTAAGCAAATTCAGTTTATCCGATGTATTCTCCGGGGCTAATCATTTAAAAGACATTACCATTGATGCATCTGCTGATGCTATGTTTGGTTATACCTGGCAAGAAATCACAACCATATTCTCAAAAAAACTAGAAGATATTGCTGAAAAATGGAGTAAAAAAGTAAATAAAAAAACAACTGAATCAGAAGTAATGGAACGCATGGCAACCTATTACAATGGTTATAAATTCCATTCCTGA
- a CDS encoding ATP-binding cassette domain-containing protein, with the protein MLDRVGLAAYAHHKPNALSGGQQQRVAIARALVTAPPLILADEPTGSLDSSTAHEIMAVLKEMNREGNTILIATHSVQVARQCNSIQEIVDGKIV; encoded by the coding sequence ATGCTCGATAGAGTTGGGTTAGCTGCGTATGCCCATCATAAGCCAAATGCACTTTCAGGCGGCCAACAACAAAGGGTAGCGATTGCACGTGCGTTGGTAACCGCTCCGCCTTTAATCTTAGCAGATGAACCAACCGGCTCTTTAGATAGCAGTACTGCGCATGAGATCATGGCCGTACTTAAAGAAATGAATAGAGAAGGAAATACGATTCTTATTGCAACTCATTCTGTGCAGGTAGCACGCCAATGTAATAGTATTCAAGAAATTGTAGATGGAAAAATTGTCTAA
- the rbfA gene encoding 30S ribosome-binding factor RbfA: MTNPIKIAQTAKMIQKELGTLFLTETARWFGNAFISVTAVDLSSDVSLAKVYLSFTLHDNQEILLQQINGHKNTIKRLLGKRVAGKMHKVPNLKFIVDRSVVQGARVTTLIDQLDL; the protein is encoded by the coding sequence ATGACCAATCCTATTAAAATAGCGCAAACTGCTAAGATGATCCAAAAAGAGTTGGGCACACTTTTCTTAACGGAAACAGCTAGGTGGTTTGGCAATGCTTTTATATCGGTTACAGCGGTTGACTTAAGTAGTGATGTAAGCCTGGCAAAGGTCTATCTAAGTTTTACCCTTCATGACAACCAGGAAATATTATTGCAACAGATTAATGGCCATAAAAATACCATAAAGCGGTTACTAGGCAAAAGAGTGGCGGGTAAAATGCATAAAGTACCAAATTTAAAGTTTATAGTAGATCGTTCGGTTGTACAAGGTGCACGTGTGACCACTTTGATTGATCAATTAGATCTATAG
- the tpiA gene encoding triose-phosphate isomerase gives MKKKYLIANWKMYKTVQEATHFMEALLPQLKAIDGPELVLGIAPSFVHLPTIGALIGDKKSISPLSNSIQLVAQNCHHEAAGAFTGEVSAGILASIGVGGVLIGHSERRSYQKEDNLLLAKKIKRVLENGMQPFLCCGESLEARKSGSHQAVVQQQLQESLAGLTSKEIEKLAIAYEPVWAIGTGQVAGLDVITEMHTFIRKFLSDQCVSEKVPILYGGSCNPQNVKAIFNCPNVAGGLIGSASLQVDQFMKIVMALLE, from the coding sequence ATGAAAAAAAAATACCTAATCGCGAATTGGAAAATGTACAAAACAGTACAAGAGGCCACCCACTTTATGGAAGCGTTATTGCCGCAATTAAAAGCTATAGATGGACCCGAACTGGTACTAGGTATTGCGCCTTCTTTTGTCCATTTGCCAACTATAGGAGCTTTAATAGGCGATAAAAAATCTATTAGCCCTCTTTCAAATAGTATTCAACTAGTGGCTCAAAACTGCCACCATGAAGCAGCAGGCGCTTTTACGGGAGAAGTATCTGCTGGGATACTGGCATCTATAGGTGTAGGTGGGGTACTGATTGGGCATAGTGAACGCAGAAGCTATCAAAAAGAAGACAACCTGCTTTTAGCTAAAAAAATCAAAAGGGTATTGGAAAATGGCATGCAGCCTTTCCTTTGTTGTGGGGAAAGTCTGGAAGCGCGCAAGAGTGGTAGCCATCAAGCTGTTGTTCAGCAACAATTACAAGAAAGTCTAGCTGGTCTCACCTCAAAGGAGATAGAAAAATTAGCGATTGCTTATGAACCTGTTTGGGCAATTGGAACGGGACAAGTAGCTGGTTTAGACGTAATTACAGAAATGCACACCTTTATAAGGAAGTTCTTATCGGACCAATGTGTAAGCGAAAAGGTTCCTATCTTATATGGAGGAAGCTGTAATCCACAAAATGTAAAAGCTATATTTAACTGTCCCAATGTAGCGGGTGGACTGATTGGCAGCGCTTCATTACAAGTGGACCAGTTTATGAAGATTGTTATGGCATTACTAGAATAG
- a CDS encoding diadenylate cyclase gives MRYYEESGDLLNAVVSARLLIAIFNKYSPLHDGAVIIHSNKIVAARCILPVTENPNIAARFGLRHKAAVGLTEITDALVLIVSEESGQISIARKGTLESNLSAQEIRSALKDYLSND, from the coding sequence CTGCGCTATTATGAAGAATCCGGGGACTTACTTAATGCGGTAGTCTCTGCGCGATTGTTGATTGCTATATTCAATAAATATAGCCCATTGCATGATGGTGCAGTTATCATTCACAGCAACAAAATTGTAGCGGCAAGGTGTATCCTGCCTGTAACGGAGAATCCAAATATTGCTGCTCGTTTTGGATTGCGTCATAAAGCAGCTGTTGGGCTTACCGAGATAACAGATGCATTGGTTTTAATTGTTTCAGAAGAATCTGGTCAAATATCTATAGCTAGAAAGGGAACGCTGGAAAGCAACCTATCTGCTCAAGAGATTAGAAGTGCATTAAAGGATTATCTGAGTAATGATTAG
- a CDS encoding ATP-binding cassette domain-containing protein, translated as MGQSGAGKSTLLNIIGILDDYDRGDYHLNGVHIKNLSSQQSSSYRSQLIGFIFQRFHLIPFKTALENVALPSITRV; from the coding sequence ATGGGGCAATCCGGTGCTGGAAAGTCTACATTATTGAATATTATTGGCATATTAGATGATTATGACCGTGGGGATTACCATCTTAATGGTGTGCACATAAAAAATCTCTCTAGTCAACAATCGAGTAGCTATAGGAGTCAGTTAATTGGGTTTATCTTTCAGCGATTTCATTTAATTCCTTTCAAGACTGCTTTAGAGAATGTAGCACTGCCCTCTATTACCAGGGTATAG
- a CDS encoding biotin/lipoyl-binding protein translates to MRTITKLILTTSIIAGGVFAYQKAYKGQWSKLDQIAFWRKLDQPTFQTINPTRRTIVRKKVFTGSLMPHKEVKVTTHVTGIVEKLFVRVGDAVQQGAAIARIKIQPNPKEVAAAESKLRLATIDCGQARAKYLRSKQLFSKKMLAKEAYEAALASWSKLKKNLPLPKKSWKSRNVAMLQEKEQVPTSLKPLQKGLF, encoded by the coding sequence ATGCGTACAATAACCAAACTTATTTTAACCACTAGTATAATAGCTGGAGGGGTTTTTGCTTACCAAAAGGCATATAAAGGTCAATGGAGCAAGCTAGATCAAATAGCCTTTTGGCGTAAGCTAGATCAGCCAACCTTTCAAACCATCAACCCCACGCGTAGAACCATTGTTCGAAAAAAAGTTTTTACTGGCAGCCTAATGCCCCATAAAGAAGTGAAGGTAACGACACATGTTACAGGCATAGTAGAAAAACTATTCGTGCGTGTAGGTGATGCTGTGCAACAAGGTGCTGCTATTGCGCGTATTAAAATACAACCTAATCCAAAAGAGGTTGCGGCTGCAGAAAGCAAACTGCGTTTGGCCACTATTGACTGTGGTCAAGCTAGGGCAAAATACCTAAGAAGCAAACAACTTTTTAGTAAAAAGATGCTGGCTAAAGAAGCCTATGAAGCTGCTTTGGCCAGCTGGAGCAAACTAAAGAAAAATTTGCCGCTGCCCAAAAAGAGCTGGAAATCACGCAACGTGGCTATGCTACAGGAAAAGGAGCAGGTTCCAACATCATTAAAGCCACTACAAAAGGGACTATTTTAG
- a CDS encoding TolC family protein, which yields MLVTKKLVVCLSMICSITLLTHGTTEAKNKPISLQEAIHIALKDNLTIQMAENTKKQAILSNKIDTFGIWAPQATFMLAYESMRASHPTTAQNSTRPDITIAHKLRSTPVFTLQWTLPSLFDKIFQTKIHYQNNRLYKLVAKKSVEKELQQVVTAYYELALAQKKWALSNNLIKLATTRLKVEEEKLKVGRISKIDCLDAQLALKQVKLNLLERQEALKRKRRSLNLILGKPLNEETVVQSAISVQPIWNIKAVTKEKVIDLEANIHQQQLAIATTELKRAKAYPLSCLSLSGSFRSNGYLYNLEKEGWYLDNKPTQWLGSIGITIDIATLLLTPAKVKKARILFNNAKFALQQQKLAVEDSLEDKKWKYRHALDAYKVAEEQLKISKQKLVFVREKYRLKQIKLLELHEAEEATEKVEIGLIEQAFKVKQAEFDLYRLVGMFHQ from the coding sequence ATGTTGGTAACTAAAAAATTGGTTGTATGTTTAAGCATGATCTGCAGCATAACGCTTTTAACCCATGGTACAACAGAAGCAAAAAACAAACCGATCAGCTTGCAAGAGGCCATACACATCGCCTTAAAAGATAATCTTACCATTCAAATGGCTGAAAATACCAAAAAGCAAGCCATTCTTTCCAATAAAATAGATACTTTTGGCATATGGGCGCCTCAGGCTACCTTTATGCTTGCCTATGAAAGCATGCGCGCATCACACCCTACAACAGCTCAAAATAGCACAAGACCAGATATTACCATTGCACATAAGCTTCGATCTACACCTGTTTTTACATTACAATGGACGCTCCCCTCATTATTTGATAAAATTTTCCAGACTAAAATTCATTATCAAAATAATCGTCTATATAAGCTGGTTGCGAAAAAATCAGTAGAAAAAGAATTACAGCAAGTAGTCACCGCTTATTATGAACTCGCATTGGCACAAAAAAAATGGGCGTTATCCAATAACTTAATCAAACTTGCCACAACTAGGTTAAAAGTAGAGGAAGAAAAGCTAAAGGTAGGACGCATCTCCAAAATAGATTGTTTGGACGCGCAGCTGGCGCTCAAACAGGTAAAATTAAACTTATTAGAGCGGCAAGAAGCATTGAAAAGGAAACGCCGAAGCCTAAATTTAATACTAGGCAAACCCTTAAATGAAGAAACAGTAGTACAATCAGCTATTTCTGTGCAACCTATATGGAACATTAAAGCGGTTACAAAAGAAAAAGTAATTGATTTAGAAGCAAACATACACCAACAACAGCTAGCCATAGCCACAACCGAGTTAAAGAGGGCTAAAGCCTATCCGCTTTCTTGCTTGAGCCTATCGGGTAGTTTTCGATCGAACGGCTATCTATATAATTTAGAAAAAGAAGGGTGGTATCTTGACAATAAGCCTACCCAATGGTTGGGGAGCATTGGGATTACTATTGATATAGCGACGTTGCTATTAACGCCTGCAAAGGTTAAAAAAGCACGGATCCTATTCAATAATGCAAAGTTTGCTTTACAACAACAAAAGTTAGCGGTAGAAGATAGCTTAGAAGATAAAAAATGGAAATACCGTCATGCCTTAGATGCATATAAAGTAGCAGAGGAGCAACTGAAAATAAGCAAGCAAAAGTTGGTATTTGTAAGAGAAAAGTATCGTTTAAAGCAGATCAAATTACTTGAATTACATGAAGCAGAAGAAGCTACTGAAAAGGTAGAAATCGGTTTAATAGAACAAGCCTTTAAGGTAAAACAGGCAGAATTCGACCTATACCGACTGGTTGGTATGTTTCACCAATAG
- a CDS encoding RNA methyltransferase, translating to MGKNLIEALYPILSKRRATSIHQLALKKHRLARAAFVLEGKKSIQALLAADYAIQCIVGTPSFFVENQDIVASLPKGTEIFEVKQALLSGLGSFVHNHEVLAVAAIPKPTQPDPSPAGITLALDGIQDPGNFGTIIRIADWYGITTILCSRTTVDLYNPKVLQASMGSFVKVNVHYVDLPLYLQSCNLPILGAMLDGKPVHDFLFPAHGILVIGNESHGIQPAVQQTFTAAIAIPRYGHANSLNAATATAVLCDNWKRIRSE from the coding sequence ATGGGTAAAAATCTAATAGAGGCGTTGTATCCTATTTTAAGCAAAAGGAGAGCCACATCCATCCATCAGTTGGCACTTAAAAAACACCGCTTGGCACGAGCTGCTTTTGTCTTAGAGGGGAAAAAAAGTATTCAAGCATTGCTTGCTGCTGATTACGCTATACAATGTATAGTAGGCACCCCCTCTTTTTTTGTAGAAAATCAGGATATAGTTGCTTCCCTTCCTAAGGGAACAGAAATATTTGAAGTGAAGCAAGCCTTGCTTTCTGGGCTAGGTTCTTTTGTGCACAACCATGAAGTACTAGCAGTAGCTGCTATACCCAAACCCACTCAACCAGATCCATCACCTGCCGGCATTACACTTGCATTGGATGGCATCCAGGACCCTGGCAATTTCGGCACCATTATCCGCATAGCAGATTGGTATGGCATAACCACCATATTATGCTCGCGCACCACTGTAGATCTATACAACCCAAAGGTATTACAAGCCAGTATGGGTTCTTTTGTAAAAGTCAATGTACATTATGTAGATTTGCCACTTTATTTACAAAGTTGCAATCTACCTATTTTAGGTGCTATGTTGGATGGCAAACCTGTACACGATTTTTTATTCCCAGCCCATGGGATATTGGTCATTGGCAATGAATCACATGGGATTCAACCTGCTGTACAGCAAACCTTTACAGCGGCTATTGCCATTCCTAGATATGGCCATGCCAACTCCCTGAATGCAGCCACCGCTACAGCTGTTTTATGTGACAATTGGAAAAGGATAAGGAGTGAATAG